The Silene latifolia isolate original U9 population chromosome X, ASM4854445v1, whole genome shotgun sequence genome contains the following window.
tgggagcgttccgttctcaatcatatcttggatttcATGCTTTAGCTTAAAGCAATTCTCGATGTCATGACCCTTTCCTTGATGGTAGGCACAATAAGCATCGGGTTTTTACAATTTCTTTCGTTGTTCAACCGGTATATCGGGGATTGGACCAATGGGCTTTAGCTTTCCTTAGGCCATTAGTCTTTGAAGAGCATAAGCATAGGTACACCCAATATCAGTAAATACTCTTGGGCTTTGGCGTTGTGGCCTTTTGGACCCATTTTCGAGTGCATTAATGGCTTCCACAAAGTTAGTAGTTGTGAGAGCCTTACTCTTAGAAGATGATCCCGGGTATCCCTTAGGTTTTTCGACTTCAGTGGCTCTAAGATCGTCTTTGACTTTCCTTCCACTTCGGGCCAATTCTTTAAAATAATTGAAGTTATGGTACTTGAGAGCATTTCGGTAGACGGGTGGTAAATTATTTATGAACATATCCACCATTTCAACCTCACCGGGCTTCTTAGCTAGCTTCACGCTTTCACCACGCCACCTTGAATAGAACTCGGTGaaaccttccttttctttttgggtCATCACCTCTAATGTTCCCATAAGGGTTTGGATTTCCATATTATCAGCATAGTGTCTGCAGAATTCAACTGTGACGTCTTCAAAAGTGGGAAAATTCTTTAGGTCTAAGTTGTAGAACCATGCTTTTAGGTGAGTACCCAAGGATTGAGCAAATATTTTAGAGAGCatttcagcaggtactcccttcaaagCTAGGTAATCCTTGTATGACTTAACATGATGGACCGGATCCTCAGTGCCCTCAAACATTGGAATATCAGTAAGTGCAAAGTTTGTGGATAGCTTGTCTAGAACTAGAGTATAGGTCCTTGCATTTTAGAAATGGATACTTTTCCCTTGGTCTAATTTCAATCTATATTCGATAAACTGAAACCATTTCTCCAAATTGGATTGAGATGGGACGGATGAGTCGGTGAGCTTGGACTCGATATTCTCCATCCGAGTCATCATAAGTTCCATTGTCGCACTAAGCTTGTTGATTGCGTCTTCCATTACTTTAAGTCAGGTATtcggcggcctttctacaagaaaacccgcACCAATCAATATTTTGGATAAAACCTGCACACCTTGGACTTGACCCAAAAACATGACCCATATGAGAAGACTCGGACTTGAACAA
Protein-coding sequences here:
- the LOC141617856 gene encoding uncharacterized protein LOC141617856 — encoded protein: MFEGTEDPVHHVKSYKDYLALKGVPAEMLSKIFAQSLGTHLKAWFYNLDLKNFPTFEDVTVEFCRHYADNMEIQTLMGTLEVMTQKEKEGFTEFYSRWRGESVKLAKKPGEVEMVDMFINNLPPVYRNALKYHNFNYFKELARSGRKVKDDLRATEVEKPKGYPGSSSKSKALTTTNFVEAINALENGSKRPQRQSPRVFTDIGCTYAYALQRLMA